A window of the Streptomyces griseochromogenes genome harbors these coding sequences:
- a CDS encoding YchJ family protein, which produces MTTRTCPCGRPESYDACCGRFHAGAAAPSAEALMRSRYSAFVKGDAGHLLRTWHPRTRPEGLDLDPRMKWTGLEILDTTDGSAFHTTGTVTFRASYRGGSLHERSRFERVDGAWAYVDGDFLE; this is translated from the coding sequence ATGACCACGCGCACCTGCCCCTGCGGCCGTCCCGAGTCCTACGACGCCTGCTGCGGCCGCTTCCACGCGGGTGCCGCCGCCCCGAGTGCCGAGGCGCTCATGCGGTCGCGCTACAGCGCCTTCGTGAAGGGGGACGCGGGCCATCTCCTGCGCACCTGGCACCCGCGGACCCGGCCCGAGGGGCTGGACCTGGATCCCCGGATGAAGTGGACGGGCCTGGAGATCCTGGACACCACCGACGGCTCCGCCTTCCACACCACCGGCACCGTGACCTTCCGCGCCTCCTACCGGGGCGGTTCGCTGCACGAGCGCAGCCGGTTCGAGCGGGTGGACGGGGCGTGGGCGTACGTCGACGGGGACTTCCTCGAATAA
- a CDS encoding dsRBD fold-containing protein: MTRPLSSRPPSVKEWRLNLYLSEHDPDTTARIVLDTGDNVLESHAEARRNPYDRAIPEIGDELAAGRALIAMGRRLLRAAAGDMKAVGADETETPVPLWLPRE; this comes from the coding sequence ATGACTCGACCCCTGAGCAGCCGTCCTCCGTCCGTCAAGGAATGGCGGCTGAACCTCTATCTGTCCGAACACGACCCGGACACCACGGCCCGGATCGTCCTGGACACCGGTGACAACGTCCTGGAGAGCCACGCGGAGGCCCGCCGGAACCCCTACGACCGCGCGATACCGGAGATCGGCGACGAACTCGCCGCCGGACGCGCGCTGATCGCCATGGGCCGCCGGCTGCTGCGCGCGGCCGCGGGCGACATGAAGGCGGTCGGAGCGGACGAGACGGAGACTCCCGTGCCGCTGTGGCTGCCCCGGGAATGA